TCGTTTCCTGCTCCGCCAGAAAGCTTTAGACTAAGAAATTAGTCGTATTAATGGAAACTAATCACGATTCAAAAACTCTACTATTCCAAGAAATAGACTTTAGACTAAGGAATGAAAAATCAATAAATGGATTAATGAGTGAGTTGAGGTACGGCTCGATAGTTCCATTTGGGTAAATATTCATCAAAAACAATTTTCAGAGTTTTTTTGAAATGATCAGTTACCTTCCGACCCGTTTGATAGACCTGATCAACGACATTAACAACGACAGATAGCCCTGTATTAGTACGAGTTTTTTCCATGAGAGTTTTGACCAAACCAAGACTGGTAAAAATCACTCCTTGACAAGCTCGAGTTAGATGAGGAAAAAGTCGATGTTCAATGGGATTATATTTAGATGTATAGGGAGGGTAATGAGCAATTCTGATCTCAATTCCAATTTCATCCACTAACTTTTGTAAATCTTGTTTAAAAATATAATGATTAGCATTATTACTGCCACCCCCATCACACTTAGCTAAAATCGAATTGGCATGAGGATAGAGAGCTTTTCCATAATGATTCCACCAATGTTTAAGAGCATTACAAGCAAATTCACTGGTATCTTTACTGTTACCTAATGTTACATATCCTCGGTTTTTTTGAGTATCGTAAATGCCATGGGGAATGACTTTTCCATGACCTAAGCTCCAAAAATCATGATCCCAAGTAGTAACAGGCTCAGTTGTATACAGAGTACCTGGACGATATAAATTCCCTAAAACTTCTTTCTTTTTAGTGTCAAAACTAATAATAGGATTACCGGCTTCTCTATACAGGGTATCGAGTCTAGCAATATTTTCAAATTGAGCATTTCGGTCTTTATTAATTCCTGTAGTTTGCTTTTTTTGTGCTTTTCGCTTGACATACCCATGCTTTTTTAAGAGTTTCTTTACGGTGGGAGGACTGATATTAAATCCGGCTTCCTTAAGTCCCAAAGCAATTTCTTTGTGGGTTAAATTAGTCCATTTAATTG
The sequence above is drawn from the Planktothrix tepida PCC 9214 genome and encodes:
- a CDS encoding ISAzo13 family transposase — its product is MFYSSSIEEEMKKFYNSLSEKDKRRYAAIEAQKLGWGGISYIIKLLGCTRNTIVRGIKELKELDEQTINDVRIRKKGGGRKSIFSTQIGIDEAFLEVLKSRTAGDPMNESIKWTNLTHKEIALGLKEAGFNISPPTVKKLLKKHGYVKRKAQKKQTTGINKDRNAQFENIARLDTLYREAGNPIISFDTKKKEVLGNLYRPGTLYTTEPVTTWDHDFWSLGHGKVIPHGIYDTQKNRGYVTLGNSKDTSEFACNALKHWWNHYGKALYPHANSILAKCDGGGSNNANHYIFKQDLQKLVDEIGIEIRIAHYPPYTSKYNPIEHRLFPHLTRACQGVIFTSLGLVKTLMEKTRTNTGLSVVVNVVDQVYQTGRKVTDHFKKTLKIVFDEYLPKWNYRAVPQLTH